DNA from Lineus longissimus chromosome 7, tnLinLong1.2, whole genome shotgun sequence:
CCATTATCATATTTTTATATAGATCCGTTCGACTGTTTTTTAAACCAATATGAGATTGTGAAATTCTCCATGAATCAAAAGCACCTGgaaccaatgtacatgtacatgtagcatacgGGATTATAGTTTTCTCTGCAACCACATTTCAAACATCATATATACGGACTGTCTGTTTAAAACCTATATCTGTCTCATCAAAAGTATCACAAATTGTAGTATAGGAATATTGGCCCATATATTTTGGCATAGGTGGTGTGTGTTACGTGATATtattggtaaccggaaaaacgccgaccgaccgaccgaccgaccgacctactcgccgactctgacaacctcacttacggcatcccattcgcgcctcatagcccggtaaccggaaaaacgccgaccgaccgaccgactgacctgccaacctaccgtcatatgcagtatccctttcgcttctctatagcacatgtatctgtgtagtgcccagcgcaatggacgtgatggagtccgacgtgtctgacagcagcatctccagtcaattataccgggaaaacgagcccacgcggtaaggaactgataacgatactctaaagatatgctttgtctacatggtcggtggatataaaaacatgatttgggcctaatctatgcactgtagtttttctactcgagtgtctcgaccgatgcaatgcatgaactgcaactttgttgtcatttgaccagcgcacgtgcgcttgtttacaatttcatttcacgtgacctgctatcgtggattggatatatcacattgacttatgagacctgcgactcaactacgaaactccttgggttggtaggtcggaaggtcggtcggtcagtcggtcggtcggtcggtcggcgtttttccggttaccgatATTATTGTAAAACATACTGTCTCGGTGGTTATATACAGCAGCTCATTACCAAGTCAACACTGACAATATCTCGCTATTTCTCCAGACAGATCAATACTCTTAGTGGTACACGTGTATGTCAGCTTGTCTGTTGTCATGGTAATATTGTGCATTGTATCCCAAAATAATATGACACAGTTAACGTATTTATACGGCTGTGCCTCGGTGTAAAAAGAATATATTTCCCCTGAGTTGTCGTTCATGACCATTGCTTTCTTGGTAATGTAACCATCAAAAATCCGACGAATTGAAATTGAACAAAATGTGTGAATGCTAAGCGGCATGGTCCAGAAGATAAGTCGGCTTCCCTCTTCCAGACAAAACACTTTATTATATAAAGTATGTCTACAATAACGGTAGATTGATATATAGTTGGCCTTAAAAAAATAACAGTGTCACAATTTCGTGGGTTATTTGGTGCGATGATATCTTATTGGCCAATTATGGTTCATTACAGACTATAAAACGGAAACCAAAAGATCATGTCAGCTGGGCCCGTATCTGACGGCAGGCGATATAAGCTTACCCATGGATTTTTAACATACTGTTACTCTGCACTCTGAAGTTTGTTGTGCCATCAGTGCTTGTATTGTTGGATTTCCTTTTCATGTTTTCTATGCAATAGTTTGGAACATGACCAATATTACTATCCACATTCATCTCTTGGGATACGAGCCAATAGGATGTGAACGTATTGAAACATAACAAAGATAAGAATATCATATTGTAAGTAGCGGCAATTTGAGTAGCTTTTACTACTCTTAACTGCGTTGTTTACCTTTAGAAACACTGTACATTATGATGTCTCTTTCTTATAACCTACACCTGACCCGCGTGGGCGAATAATATGATACCAGTTTTCCTTCGACAAATTGCCAACAAAGGAAACCTGCCGCGCGGATAGGAATATAAATGACAGATCGAAACTTTGTAAAGTATTTCACATGACAGATCATCCATCATTGGAGTTGGTGGTTGGTTCCGACAACTTGATGTACTACGCCCTCTTTCTTTCTTCATGAGGCATGGTGCACGTGTAAAAGTGATATCGAAGGGTCAACTTGGGTACgagatttgttgtttttttcatggccgggtctatttggcaagccgctcgccgaacaggcttctttttttgtcctgtttggagagtcgcttgccaaacagcactaaaaagccaccctgttcggcccgccgggcttgccaaacaggtaaaaaatctaccctgtttggcgagctggagactttactttaatatcaatgagttcggctctccattcaggacaagaaaaagtcgctgtttggtaagccgggcttgccaagtagtcacttccttttttcATACAacaatggcttccagcaggactgtGACTTCTCCAAATAGTTGAATTCTCCAAATCGTTGAAAAACCAATGAATTGCATccactagaacggggtgtaaccagAGACCTGCCTGAAAATCACAAGCAATTTTCCAAGACAGCCCCGCAAGACTGGTGAAAATCTTTTTCAGAGATCAGCAATAATTTGATCCTACAGGTGGCGGCTCATAGCGGCAAGCAGGGGCATTATCCTCTTGTACAGGTAAATCCCGCTCCCAAGCTGTCCCTTCAATAAATCTTCTTTACAGTATGTATTGATGTGTAAAAGGGGTTATTCATAAATTCTATCGACGAATCGCTTCAAATCGCAGgcatttcataaaatattgccAAAGAATGGCAAAGAgtgtcgtataaccgtcttcaTTATTCTTGCTTATTATAAATACCACATTGGCCTGGATGTAGTTATTGCTGTTTTTGTAAAATAACAATTCCTGCAGAGATTAAGGCCTAGATTGATATATATAATAggcatattttgatatatcttgGGGAGTGGCGTGGCACTGAGAACATACGTCGAAACTTTCGAGAATTGTTCAAGCACACTTCACGTAGTATGTTCAGCACAAGGGGCATGAGTGAATTGCTCTAGGGCCTGTACATAATGTGACGAAGGCTGTTCAGGATTGGCAGTTCATTTTGCAAATAAGGTGTAACTGTCTACTTTTGGATATTACAATTTACCTAGGGAACGCAGACAATACAGTGTCAGCCAGTTAATTGCATGTACAGTACTATACTATCAAGAATATAGCTTCAATTTCTGATTCGTGGGATAGTTACTTCAAGTGTGTCGAAGTGAAATATTCGAGAAATCCAAACGGCGAAGGAACCATTTACGTTACCACGTACATGTACCACATACATGAGTCATCAGGTCACAAATTTGTTAATTCAATTTGGATAAATCATAACTATTTCGCATAGAATAACTCAAAACAATGGCGAGGTAAGTCaaaatcaaattaaatggaTTTTGTTTTCAAGAACAAACCTGCACGTTATTGCAATGCAAATCGGAAATGTCTCTGATAGGCTGGTCAGTTATatcttttaatttttatttcttaCATAAGTAGAATAAATCCTATTAAAAGTCCTTGATATCTCGTGAAGTTTGAGCATTTAAAGATCTACATGTACGCCGTCCGTAAAATTCAGTGTTTGTcattaaacttgaaaatatgcCAAGatgtactgaatatgaatttcaggattgccgttgtgtagacagatattcaGATGCTATCTGTAACGAGTTAAGGAAagttgccgttgtgtagacagaaaTACAGATACTATCTGTAACGAGTTAAGGAAagttgccgttgtgtagacagaaaTACAGACACTATCTTTAACGAGTTAACGAAAGTTGCCGTTGTGGAGACAGAAATACAGATACTATCTGTAACGAGTTAACGAAagttgccgttgtgtagacagaaaTACAGATACTATCTGTAACGAGTTAAcgaaagttgcatgcatgacaaCTGCACTTCTGCATATCGTCTGTAGAAACGATTGAATACGAACGACGTACCCCTctttagaattttttttttgttgataaatattTAAGTCCTTTCAACTACcaattaaaaatgttggtacatgtagttcataaaTTTCGGaccattttttgagaaaaaaataaaaatgccatACCTCTTGAAAACAATTCAGCCCATGTGACCCTGTATGGTGTGATGTGATTGGCCCCcttctgatgtacatgtatgataaagtCATATGCATACATACGTATGTACAATCGAAATACAAATCACAGACTAGTATATAGCTTAAGGTAATTTATCCGAGGAAAATATTACAGTATGTTATTAACTGTATTTCGAAGTCCACCACGACTAAACAATGGCATCATGCAATTATCGAATTTAGAACAAAGTACCAAGAGCATGTGAAAACTTGCCCTAAAGTGGTGTTGAGAATTAGAGATTGTGTACAAGTGCACGACTTGGTCGATTAGCCTAAAATGAGACCATTTGATCTTGCTCTTTGACCTTTTAATGTCGTTGCCAATGAACAATAACGCAGAGATACTCGAAAATCACGGATATGAGACCACTTCATTTATTTGTTAgccagtccccccccccccccccaccccctctCTGAGCCAAGGACGAGACGTCAAGACCTTAGAACAACTTCGTGACGCCCACATACTAGTATCATCAATCCGAattaaacatgttgaatgcCATGCATAACGTTTAAGTGAGCTTGGCTTGAATATTCACCAGAAACGGTTTTGAATAGCATATCCAATGGAAGGCAGACCAGCGTTCCTGTCTTATCAATGAACCCGTGATGAATCTTATGACGAATATTGCCTCAGACAGTGTGGCCATCCAGtaggaattttttttcttcttgttcattTTTCAGTTCACCGCTGATCATGATGATGTGGTTGCCATGAAAAGGGGCTGTGATCGACACCAAACAAATTAAACGAATCCAACATCTTTCATCTGACAGCTATGCGGTATATATGTTACTGACTATTCTCTTTTTATTCTTCTACTTTCAGTATCATCAACTCCGACGCAAGCGACATGCCGACAGAACATGTCAAGATCAACGACACGACCGAACTGGTCAAGTTTAGCGACAACAAACACAAATACAACAACAGGACCTTCACCAAGGTCAAACAGAAGATGTTTGATTACACCTGCGACATCCGGTTGAAGGTGGACTCGGAAATGTTCCAAGCTCACAAGGAAGTCCTCGGGGATGCGAGTGATTATTTCGCCGCCATGTTCAGCGTGGACATGAAGGAAAAAGAGCAGGACATGATCGAGTTGTATGACATAAGCccgacaggtttctctgccttgTTGGAGTACTTCTATCACGGCCACATTGCGTTCACGGCGGATAAAATCGAGGACATCATTGAGGCTTCTCGGTTTTTCCACGTGGAGTGGCTGATAGAGGTCTGTTGTGATTTCCTTGTCCGCCATCTTAGCATCGAGAACTATTACCAGGTACTCCAACTAGCGGACAAGTACTATTTGGGCGATCTGCGGATCGATATCTTCAGACATGTTGGGCGGAACTTCCAGCACATGTCAAGCCAACTGCACTTCATGAACATTTCTTATGATTTGCTTCACCAGTTGCTCTCTGACGACTTCTTCATCGAAGCTCCTGAGAACATCGTTTTGAACACTGTCTTAAACTGGGTCGACCATGACAATGAAAACAGGCATCAGCACCTCTTCCCGCTGCTCAAAGAGGTCCGGTTTGCGCTTGTTGATCCTGAATTCATTCGAGGACTTGGGGAGGAGATCCTCGGGAATGAAGATATCGCCGCCTTGCTGGAGAAGGCGAAGGAGTATCATGAAAAGCCGTATCAGCAATGCTTGGAAGAGCCCGAGAATGTCTGCGTACGCGGTAGCCATCAGGTCATCGCGCTTATCTCTGCCGTGGAGGAGGCAGATAGCATCCAGTTCAAGGTACCAGGAACAGAGGGCTTCTACGTCCAGGCCATGGACACCACACATCTTGATGTTAACTTTGAATTCGCCAGGGTAGGGACGATGGGGAACTTTCTATTCGTCGCGGGCGGGTATTGCAGGAATTATTGCAGCAGTGCCGCATGTTACAGATACGATCCCCGCAATGGAGGTTGGTTGGAGATCGCACCCATGAACTTGCCGCGTGTCAGTTTCGGATTTGCTACGTCGCAGGACTCCCTGTTCTCCGTTGCCGGCGTCCTCCATGTTGTTGATGAGGATGACAACGATCAGGAGTCATTTCTATCGTCTGCTGAACGGTATGATCCTGTTTTGAACACGTGGCACGCACTGCCGGATATCCCTTACCGATGCTCAGACTGCGCAGTCGCAGTCTGTGGCAACAACGTGTTCGTTTCAGGTGGAATCTCGGATGATGTGCACGACCCAATTCCAGTGAATTACGTCGTTGAATACACTCCGGGCGACGAGACCTGGACCCCAAAGTCACCAATGCTAAACCAGCGACAGGGACACAGCATGTTAGGTCACAAGGGGAAAATCTACTGTTTCGGGGGCTACACGGCACAAAACGAAATCTCATTTGGTGACTGCTACAACAACGAACTCTTTGATTTAGAAACTGAGCAATGGAGTGCAATTTGCAGTACACCTCGCGTCTATGGTCACCTGCAACCCTCGATTACTATCTTCGAGGATACGATCTACTTCATTGGTGGTTCATTCACAAGTCGTCATCTTTACGGTTATAATACTGACACCGATGAAATATCGGAGGGAGAATACTGTGGAGTGAATTACCAGAAACTCGCCACGCTGAAGATTGGTCTCCCTTACCACTTGCTTCCCGCAGAGTAGGATATGTGGCGAACATGCATAACCGGTACGTTTAACTATAAATCGCTGATTGAAAAAGCTGGCTGAACCACTTCGTGCAGTGCATTTATTTTACACGGACTCTACGTGCATCTCTCTGCTCTAAAAGCTGGCGTCAATAACTTTAAATTTCGCATGCAAATGTGACTCTGCATGTGATCATGTTCTCGATACCGGTCTCGTATTTTTCGAATTTGGAGCCACTCGGAAGCCAATGCTATGTGATTGCTATGCATAGTACATTACGATTCATCCACTATGTTTGAGTCGTGTTCGTCCTGCAGCAGCAAATAGTCTTTGGAATATTTAGCTTGGATTCAACGAATAATTTTCACTGAGGAACTAGTATCTTTTGTCTACTATCCAACCAAGCCAGTGCGTTGTGTGCCGATTCTTCGCACACCACGCCATCTAGATTTTCCTGAATGCAAAATCCATGAGGTGATCTTGCAGATCTTACAGCTGCTCGAGGTCATTTTGCTGATCACCTGATGTTATCAGTCTTTCTCATAACTGATGGTTACTCTTACTTTATTAACAACTCGAACTATCGTGAATGTCAATGGCATCTGATTACCACCTTAATAGCCTCAGGCATCATCACTTCCGTTACAAGTAACTCGGCACGTGATATGGGGAAGAAATCAGTTTCTTGAAAGGACATACCACTTTGATCTATTCCATTCATTACAATCAACGATGTGACGAACATAAGATATTACGAGT
Protein-coding regions in this window:
- the LOC135490773 gene encoding kelch-like protein 26 isoform X1, with the translated sequence MASIINSDASDMPTEHVKINDTTELVKFSDNKHKYNNRTFTKVKQKMFDYTCDIRLKVDSEMFQAHKEVLGDASDYFAAMFSVDMKEKEQDMIELYDISPTGFSALLEYFYHGHIAFTADKIEDIIEASRFFHVEWLIEVCCDFLVRHLSIENYYQVLQLADKYYLGDLRIDIFRHVGRNFQHMSSQLHFMNISYDLLHQLLSDDFFIEAPENIVLNTVLNWVDHDNENRHQHLFPLLKEVRFALVDPEFIRGLGEEILGNEDIAALLEKAKEYHEKPYQQCLEEPENVCVRGSHQVIALISAVEEADSIQFKVPGTEGFYVQAMDTTHLDVNFEFARVGTMGNFLFVAGGYCRNYCSSAACYRYDPRNGGWLEIAPMNLPRVSFGFATSQDSLFSVAGVLHVVDEDDNDQESFLSSAERYDPVLNTWHALPDIPYRCSDCAVAVCGNNVFVSGGISDDVHDPIPVNYVVEYTPGDETWTPKSPMLNQRQGHSMLGHKGKIYCFGGYTAQNEISFGDCYNNELFDLETEQWSAICSTPRVYGHLQPSITIFEDTIYFIGGSFTSRHLYGYNTDTDEISEGEYCGVNYQKLATLKIGLPYHLLPAE
- the LOC135490773 gene encoding kelch-like protein 26 isoform X2: MPTEHVKINDTTELVKFSDNKHKYNNRTFTKVKQKMFDYTCDIRLKVDSEMFQAHKEVLGDASDYFAAMFSVDMKEKEQDMIELYDISPTGFSALLEYFYHGHIAFTADKIEDIIEASRFFHVEWLIEVCCDFLVRHLSIENYYQVLQLADKYYLGDLRIDIFRHVGRNFQHMSSQLHFMNISYDLLHQLLSDDFFIEAPENIVLNTVLNWVDHDNENRHQHLFPLLKEVRFALVDPEFIRGLGEEILGNEDIAALLEKAKEYHEKPYQQCLEEPENVCVRGSHQVIALISAVEEADSIQFKVPGTEGFYVQAMDTTHLDVNFEFARVGTMGNFLFVAGGYCRNYCSSAACYRYDPRNGGWLEIAPMNLPRVSFGFATSQDSLFSVAGVLHVVDEDDNDQESFLSSAERYDPVLNTWHALPDIPYRCSDCAVAVCGNNVFVSGGISDDVHDPIPVNYVVEYTPGDETWTPKSPMLNQRQGHSMLGHKGKIYCFGGYTAQNEISFGDCYNNELFDLETEQWSAICSTPRVYGHLQPSITIFEDTIYFIGGSFTSRHLYGYNTDTDEISEGEYCGVNYQKLATLKIGLPYHLLPAE